The Acidimicrobiia bacterium region CTCCAGTGTGACCGAAAACGACCTCGAACGCGAGCACCCCCGACCCACAACCACCAACTTTTTCGGCAGCCACCTAGAAGAGGGGTTCTTCGACGTACTCTTCCAGACCGGCCACCCACCCGGTGGGTAGTCCCCAGTGCCGCCCGCCTTGAACGATCAAACTCATGTAGTCCCGGGAGGGCCGGCGGTCGTTGGCAACTTCGGTGGCATGGGCATGAGTTACCACCGTATGACGGCGACCTTCCCGATCCACGGCTTTGAAGTCCAGGGTCTGAATGCGGCCTTCTGCGGTCTCAGCCGCGTCAATTGCTTCGAGTGCGCCGTTGGCAAGCTCGAACACGGCGCCCCAAACGGTGTTGCCTGCTTCGGCTCTCACGGAGGGCAGAGATCCCTCCCACTTCCCGTTGGCGAGAGGAAAGATCAGCTTCGTCTCGGGAAGGTGGGCGATGAACTTGAACTCGGCGTCCGCGGTAACGGACTCCAGGCGCTCGGGTGCAATGAGCGCCGTATACGCGAAGTACAGGGTGCTCAGTTTGGACCTCCTCGTCTGATCTCTTCGGCCGGAACATTGTAGTGATCCCGACCAGGTTCCAGGTTGTCGGGAACAATCTGCATCGGTCGACGTGTTGACGGAGTGTATGAGGACCCAGTTTCGGAACGTCAGCGTCATTGCCGCCTTCGGTTTGGTCGTGGTCGCCTGCGGTGCCGGATCCGGCGATTCGACGGTCACCTCGACGACGGCGAGGGCCCCCGTCACCACCGCAACCTCGCAAGACACAACGGTGTCTTCTGCCCAGGATTCAACATCTGTCTCAACTACCGGCGGCCCATCAGCCCTCGACGCCGCGCCCGACGGGCTGTCCGATGCAGGTTTTCCCGATCCGCTGATCGATACCGATCGCTTGATCCAGGGGCAGGTTCCCGACGGCATACCGGCCATCGACGAACCTCGCTTTGTCGACGTTGCGGCGGCGGACGAGTGGATGACCGACGCGGAAGCTCTGGTCGTTCTCGACATCAATGGTGACGTGCGTGCCTACCCCGTGCAGATTCTGATCTGGCACGAGATCGTCAACGACACCGTCGGCGACGTGCCGGTGGCCATCACGTACTGCCCGCTGTGCAATTCGGCCGTTACCTACGAGCGACGAATCGACGGCCGGTCGACGACCTTCGGCACCTC contains the following coding sequences:
- a CDS encoding gamma-glutamylcyclotransferase, giving the protein MTGALAVVEVTVESPDPAPQATTTKPKAAMTLTFRNWVLIHSVNTSTDADCSRQPGTWSGSLQCSGRRDQTRRSKLSTLYFAYTALIAPERLESVTADAEFKFIAHLPETKLIFPLANGKWEGSLPSVRAEAGNTVWGAVFELANGALEAIDAAETAEGRIQTLDFKAVDREGRRHTVVTHAHATEVANDRRPSRDYMSLIVQGGRHWGLPTGWVAGLEEYVEEPLF